One window of the Maylandia zebra isolate NMK-2024a linkage group LG19, Mzebra_GT3a, whole genome shotgun sequence genome contains the following:
- the LOC143414141 gene encoding G-protein coupled receptor family C group 6 member A-like, which produces MFYLCVSMMFLMWLFVMSVFHSSLGQNSFLRAYSPGNIIIGGLFPIHLKTNRTNTSAPLSCSDYGLNTFLHSQVMIYAINKINLPNITIGYDIYDTCGDVGLALRATLQLLKNQSDPESCLVPADAQFKLLEPKTKVVIGERYSEVSIAVARLVALSSVAQISYASTSELLSSKFKFPTFLRTVPSDKYQTRGIVELVKIFHWKTVIIVGSDDEYGKYGSDSLQDNFNKKSICIEFVHILSADFTTNNNSMDKTELNELLEKIQNSSAEAIIIFTKDTNAEIILEAAIEHRVNRTWIASDAWSSSSKISAMSDIKLAGEVFGFIYKQKEVPGFKDHVMSMFNGTNNTILRDYQTQHLLSLNKSEEERNQYLASYIDQDESYGIYIAVRVIAEGLRRLLKCNDHLCERSSSFTALELLSEIQKVNFTENNTQIYFDSDGDPSLGYDIVYWNRSDCNKSMIIQTIGEYSPDGKITIPTDLFRHLINDTVR; this is translated from the exons ATGTTCTACCTGTGCGTATCCATGATGTTTTTAATGTGGTTATTTGTCATGAGTGTGTTTCACTCCTCTTTGGGACAGAATAGTTTTCTCCGTGCATACTCTCCTGGGAATATCATCATTGGTGGACTTTTCCccattcatttaaaaactaaTAGGACTAACACTTCTGCACCTCTCTCCTGTAGTGA CTATGGTTTAAACACATTCCTGCACAGTCAAGTGATGATATACGCCATCAACAAAATCAACCTACCTAACATCACGATAGGATACGACATCTATGACACTTGTGGAGATGTCGGCCTCGCCTTGAGAGCAACTCTCCAGCTGCTGAAGAATCAGTCAGACCCAGAAAGCTGTTTAGTGCCAGCAGATGCTCAGTTCAAGTTACTTGAACCCAAAACCAAGGTGGTGATCGGGGAAAGGTACTCAGAAGTATCAATAGCTGTTGCACGACTTGTTGCTCTGTCTTCAGTTGCCcag ATTAGTTATGCATCCACAAGTGAGCTGCTGAGCAGCAAGTTCAAGTTTCCCACTTTTCTGCGAACCGTGCCTAGTGACAAATATCAGACAAGAGGTATTGTTGAGCTGGTGAAGATATTCCATTGGAAAACAGTGATTATTGTGGGAAGTGATGATGAGTATGGGAAATATGGCAGTGATAGCCTTCAAGACAACTTCAACAAAAAGAGCATCTGCATTGAATTTGTTCACATCTTGTCCGCTGATTTTACGACAAACAATAATAGCATGGACAAAACTGAGCTGAATGAACTACTGGAAAAAATTCAAAACTCTTCTGCTGAGgccatcatcatcttcacaaAGGACACTAATGCAGAAATCATCCTGGAAGCAGCTATTGAACACAGAGTCAACAGAACGTGGATTGCAAGTGATGCATGGTCCAGCTCTTCAAAGATCTCTGCAATGTCAGACATCAAACTGGCAGGAGAAGTTTTTGGGTTCATATATAAGCAGAAAGAGGTGCCTGGCTTTAAAGACCATGTCATGTCGATGTTTAATGGAACTAATAACACAATTCTTAGAGATTACCAGACGCAGCATCTACTTTCTTTAAATAAgtctgaagaagaaagaaaccaaTATCTGGCTTCTTACATCGACCAGGATGAATCTTATGGTATCTATATAGCAGTTCGAGTCATTGCTGAAGGGCTCAGACGCTTGCTGAAGTGTAACGACCATCTGTGTGAACGAAGCTCCAGTTTCACAGCCTTAGAG CTTCTATCGGAAATCCAGAAAGTAAACTTTACTGAGAACAACACACAAATATACTTTGATAGTGATGGAGATCCCAGTTTGGGATATGATATTGTATACTGGAACAGGTCTGATTGCAACAAGAGTATGATAATACAAACTATTGGAGAATACAGTCCAGATGGAAAAATTACAATCCCAACAGACCTTTTCAGACACCTCATAAATGACACGGTGAGATGA